From Jeotgalibaca dankookensis, one genomic window encodes:
- a CDS encoding glycoside hydrolase family 2 TIM barrel-domain containing protein, whose protein sequence is MIEIIKNREGVGLKNSNINKNNMIKILDKNEEINLLIPNYFEDLKTLHVNTLPRRNYFISYGSVEEARESKNRRDSNRYQDLNGDWNFHYFPNVRLIESPYWLQEYAEKLSYDTMTVPSCWQLSGYGQIMYSNTEYPIPYDPPYVPYENPAGLYRRKIEINELDPETDYHLNFEGVDSVFYVWVNDQFIGYSQIAHSNTEFDISDALQTGTNDLVVLALKWSDGTYLEDQDKFRYSGIFRDVYLLTRKNKRINHFTINISLEEDLNQAEITLAIKESQNITSYSYQLSDPSGKIVTQSQASIDQPLRLEVENPKLWNAETPNLYELILDTGEEVYRQEIGIRTVEIKNNQLYVNHQSIKLIGVNHHDTHPETGATVTLENQLNDLLLMKQYNFNAVRTAHYPKTAEFYELCDRVGFYVMSEADVECHGVVDLYGVGGNDNYNLIADDPHFEAAFVDRMDSSMVPFMNYSSIIMWSGGNESGYGSSIEAMLKHARDLDETRPLHYEAYWYRDRTKEFDDQYIDMWSRMYPSVEEIEAIYFSEPLDRPFILCEYVHAMGNGPGDIYEYAQCMARHPEFIGSFVWEWADHSVNLNRRTDKEPVYRYGGDFGEFPHAGNFCMDGLMYPDRTPHTGVYEHRQIFRPLRVASHNIDKGVFTFASSYDFITTDKALTLKVEVYDLEGKIVDTLDLPTPVINPQEKKTVPIHIFSPEEKKQVRGIRFVYYKKDSEIELGADFIELKHYQSKFDHSDTTQPVTYKETLENFEVSLPNGSLVINKGNGAIAQIISNGKELLEKPGDWTIWRAPVDNDRRIKYEWYQANYNRTATRVHEYHVEETETGIKLTFDAVLNSVARQNILHMKIVWRIKNNGEIDLSLHGEKNGIFPFLPRFGLCLPLKEVFNHASYFGNGPYESYPDKYHANYLAYFEGDISDFYEPYVTPQENGSHNGVRKLTIRSDKESEIEFISEKGMSFNFSQYSTQQLTEVTHRDLLEVEPISYLHIDYQQSGMGSNACGPALYEKYQLDPVRFTFDFSFKI, encoded by the coding sequence ATGATAGAGATAATTAAAAATAGGGAAGGAGTAGGGCTGAAAAATAGTAACATCAACAAGAATAATATGATAAAAATCTTAGATAAGAATGAGGAGATTAACTTGTTAATACCTAATTATTTTGAAGATTTAAAAACTTTGCATGTGAATACCTTGCCGCGCAGAAACTATTTTATTTCTTATGGAAGTGTGGAAGAAGCCAGAGAAAGTAAAAACCGGAGAGACTCTAATCGCTACCAAGACTTAAATGGTGACTGGAACTTCCACTATTTTCCTAATGTTCGTTTAATTGAAAGCCCTTACTGGCTTCAAGAGTATGCGGAGAAACTTTCATACGATACCATGACTGTTCCCAGTTGTTGGCAATTATCTGGATACGGTCAAATTATGTATAGCAATACGGAATATCCGATCCCTTATGACCCTCCGTATGTACCATACGAGAATCCTGCTGGCCTCTACAGACGTAAGATTGAAATAAATGAGCTAGATCCAGAAACCGACTACCATTTGAATTTCGAAGGTGTCGATTCAGTTTTTTACGTTTGGGTGAATGATCAATTTATTGGATATAGTCAAATTGCACACAGCAATACAGAATTTGATATCTCAGATGCTCTACAAACAGGAACAAATGATTTGGTAGTCCTAGCCTTAAAATGGTCGGATGGGACTTACTTAGAAGACCAAGATAAATTCCGATACAGTGGTATTTTCCGCGATGTTTATCTTTTAACTAGGAAAAATAAACGTATAAATCACTTTACTATTAATATCTCTTTAGAAGAAGATTTAAACCAGGCGGAAATTACACTAGCAATAAAAGAGTCACAAAATATCACTTCTTATTCGTATCAATTATCCGACCCGTCCGGAAAAATTGTGACCCAATCACAAGCAAGTATTGACCAACCTTTAAGACTAGAAGTCGAGAATCCCAAACTTTGGAATGCAGAAACTCCCAACTTATATGAGTTGATTCTTGATACAGGTGAAGAAGTGTACAGACAGGAAATTGGTATTCGGACAGTTGAAATTAAAAACAATCAACTGTATGTCAACCATCAATCGATTAAGTTAATTGGGGTGAATCACCATGATACGCATCCGGAAACTGGGGCTACCGTTACACTCGAAAATCAATTGAATGATTTACTGTTAATGAAACAGTATAACTTCAACGCTGTACGGACTGCCCATTATCCTAAAACGGCTGAGTTTTATGAGTTATGCGATCGCGTTGGCTTTTATGTGATGTCTGAAGCAGATGTGGAATGCCATGGAGTAGTAGATCTTTATGGGGTAGGCGGAAATGATAATTATAATTTGATTGCAGATGACCCTCATTTTGAAGCGGCCTTCGTTGATCGCATGGATTCTAGTATGGTTCCATTTATGAATTATTCTTCTATTATCATGTGGTCAGGTGGAAATGAGTCTGGCTATGGTAGCAGCATTGAAGCCATGCTTAAACATGCTCGAGACCTTGATGAGACACGCCCTTTACATTATGAAGCCTACTGGTATCGTGATCGTACAAAAGAATTTGATGATCAGTATATTGATATGTGGAGTAGAATGTACCCATCGGTTGAGGAGATTGAAGCCATTTATTTCAGCGAACCCTTAGATCGTCCCTTTATATTGTGTGAATATGTCCATGCTATGGGAAATGGACCTGGTGATATTTACGAGTATGCACAGTGCATGGCTCGTCATCCCGAGTTTATTGGAAGTTTCGTTTGGGAATGGGCAGATCATAGCGTTAATTTAAACAGAAGAACCGACAAAGAACCAGTCTACCGTTATGGTGGTGATTTTGGAGAATTCCCACACGCAGGAAACTTCTGTATGGATGGTTTGATGTATCCAGATAGAACCCCCCATACCGGTGTATACGAGCACCGCCAAATATTTAGACCGCTGCGCGTAGCATCACACAACATTGATAAAGGCGTATTTACATTTGCTAGTAGTTATGATTTTATCACAACTGATAAAGCATTGACTTTGAAAGTGGAAGTTTATGATTTGGAAGGAAAAATTGTAGATACGTTAGACTTGCCGACGCCAGTTATCAATCCACAAGAGAAAAAAACGGTACCGATTCATATCTTCAGTCCCGAAGAGAAAAAACAGGTTCGAGGAATACGCTTTGTTTATTATAAAAAAGACAGTGAGATTGAACTGGGTGCGGATTTTATTGAGCTTAAACATTACCAATCAAAATTCGATCACTCTGATACAACACAACCGGTTACTTACAAAGAAACACTAGAAAATTTTGAAGTTTCTTTACCAAATGGTAGCCTTGTAATCAATAAAGGCAATGGTGCTATTGCGCAAATCATCTCAAATGGCAAAGAATTACTTGAAAAACCAGGTGATTGGACCATTTGGCGTGCGCCCGTCGATAATGATCGCCGCATTAAATATGAATGGTACCAAGCAAATTACAATCGAACAGCGACAAGAGTCCATGAGTACCACGTTGAAGAAACAGAAACAGGGATAAAATTAACCTTTGATGCCGTTTTGAATTCGGTAGCAAGACAAAATATTTTACATATGAAAATTGTCTGGCGTATAAAAAATAATGGTGAGATTGATCTCAGTCTTCACGGGGAAAAAAATGGAATATTCCCATTCTTGCCAAGATTTGGACTCTGTTTACCATTAAAAGAAGTGTTCAATCATGCTTCTTATTTTGGGAATGGCCCTTACGAAAGCTATCCTGACAAATACCATGCTAATTACCTTGCTTATTTTGAAGGGGATATCAGTGATTTTTATGAGCCATATGTAACGCCACAAGAAAATGGCAGCCATAATGGTGTACGTAAACTCACTATAAGAAGCGACAAAGAGTCCGAAATAGAATTTATTAGTGAAAAAGGTATGTCCTTTAATTTTTCTCAGTACTCAACCCAACAATTAACAGAAGTGACACACAGAGATTTGCTCGAAGTTGAGCCAATCAGTTACTTGCATATTGACTACCAACAAAGCGGTATGGGAAGTAATGCTTGTGGACCTGCACTTTACGAGAAATATCAACTAGATCCAGTAAGGTTTACTTTTGATTTTAGTTTTAAAATATAA
- a CDS encoding sialidase family protein, with product MSKPNLSRGINVFESGINNEKNEDGIKSYRIPALLYTNKGTIIAGADQRHDHHYDWGNIDMVVRRSEDQGKTWGPIIKLVDLKENEQAQNKDYNAAYNIDMALVQDPVTDRIFALYDMFGEERGVFGMLETPEKMKQYTKINGQSYLNLYKDQEEAPYTVREQGKVYSPEGLETDYQVIVNSTTSPYRDLGDIYRGNELIGNIYFRTNSSSPFRITNKIYLWESHSDDDGITWSTPKDITAQVKEDWMQFYGIGPGTGIVLHAGPYKGRIVIPTYSTNHENELDGSQSARVIYSDDHGETWHSGNAVNDGRILDDGSVIHSSTMNHKEAQNTESTVIQLNSGVIKYFMRNLTGKLQVATSYDGGLTWDKTVETYKEVNDVYVQLSSIQTVQDGQEYVVLTNANGPKRVNGYVRLARVEKDNSLTWINHKLIQEGKFAYNALQQIGEDRFGILYEHAVDPYNEYCLVFKSFNWDFLIDMKKE from the coding sequence GTGTCTAAACCAAATCTTTCAAGAGGAATAAATGTTTTTGAGAGTGGGATTAATAACGAAAAAAATGAAGACGGGATAAAAAGTTATCGTATTCCCGCTCTTTTATATACAAATAAGGGAACAATCATAGCAGGAGCAGATCAACGTCACGACCACCATTATGATTGGGGAAATATCGATATGGTAGTTAGAAGAAGTGAGGACCAAGGTAAAACCTGGGGCCCGATTATTAAGTTAGTTGATCTTAAGGAAAATGAACAAGCACAAAATAAAGATTATAACGCCGCTTATAATATAGACATGGCACTGGTCCAAGATCCTGTAACCGATAGAATCTTTGCGCTTTATGATATGTTTGGAGAAGAACGTGGTGTTTTTGGAATGTTAGAAACTCCAGAAAAAATGAAGCAGTATACGAAAATTAATGGGCAGAGTTATTTAAATCTTTATAAAGACCAAGAAGAAGCGCCATATACCGTTCGAGAGCAAGGAAAAGTTTATTCTCCGGAAGGTCTCGAAACCGACTATCAGGTGATTGTGAACTCAACCACTTCCCCCTATCGTGACTTAGGAGATATTTATCGAGGAAACGAATTGATTGGAAATATCTATTTTAGAACCAACAGTTCCAGTCCGTTTCGGATTACTAATAAAATTTATTTATGGGAATCACATAGTGATGATGATGGTATCACTTGGTCCACACCTAAAGATATTACTGCCCAAGTAAAAGAGGATTGGATGCAATTTTATGGTATTGGGCCTGGAACCGGCATTGTTTTACACGCTGGTCCCTATAAAGGACGAATCGTTATTCCTACCTATTCTACTAATCATGAAAATGAACTAGACGGTTCTCAATCTGCTCGAGTCATTTATTCAGATGATCACGGAGAAACTTGGCATTCAGGAAATGCTGTTAACGATGGCAGAATATTAGATGATGGATCAGTGATTCATTCTTCTACGATGAATCACAAAGAAGCTCAAAACACGGAGTCAACGGTCATTCAATTAAATAGTGGTGTTATAAAATATTTTATGAGAAACTTGACAGGAAAATTGCAAGTTGCTACGAGCTATGATGGTGGGCTAACTTGGGATAAAACGGTAGAAACTTATAAAGAAGTCAACGATGTTTATGTACAGCTTTCAAGTATTCAAACTGTCCAAGATGGGCAAGAATATGTTGTCTTGACTAATGCGAATGGACCAAAACGTGTAAACGGCTACGTAAGGCTCGCACGAGTAGAAAAGGATAACTCATTAACTTGGATTAACCATAAACTCATACAAGAAGGGAAATTTGCGTATAATGCCTTGCAACAAATCGGTGAAGATCGCTTTGGTATTTTATATGAACATGCGGTTGACCCATACAATGAATATTGCCTTGTCTTTAAATCATTTAATTGGGACTTTTTAATAGATATGAAAAAAGAGTAA
- a CDS encoding MFS transporter, with protein sequence MMENPPVNVPLAGEATQTGKNYKEMLKEPNFWILWAVYAFVATSGMMVIGHAANLASYYSLGTGAIIVMVVGLANTLGRIFWGSVSDKLGRYKTVMMMFVVSGTGPMLLNFTTTLGKFAGILGLIFIALSFGGFLGSFPGITAENWGASKSASNYGWMFTAYGIAAIFGPSLASSIRESTGSYSMALVISAGMAVIGATMILWYMKRLEKNYEYATKG encoded by the coding sequence ATGATGGAAAATCCACCGGTCAATGTCCCTCTAGCAGGTGAAGCGACACAAACCGGTAAAAACTATAAAGAGATGTTAAAAGAACCTAATTTTTGGATCTTGTGGGCAGTTTATGCGTTTGTGGCAACAAGTGGCATGATGGTAATTGGGCATGCAGCAAACTTAGCAAGTTACTATTCTTTGGGAACAGGCGCTATAATTGTTATGGTTGTCGGTTTGGCAAATACCTTAGGAAGAATATTTTGGGGTTCTGTTTCAGATAAGCTAGGTAGATATAAAACTGTCATGATGATGTTTGTTGTTTCAGGAACAGGTCCCATGTTATTAAACTTTACAACTACGTTAGGGAAGTTTGCAGGAATTCTGGGGTTAATCTTCATTGCCTTGTCTTTTGGTGGTTTCTTAGGTTCCTTCCCAGGTATAACAGCCGAAAACTGGGGAGCTTCCAAATCAGCATCTAACTACGGTTGGATGTTTACCGCGTATGGGATTGCAGCCATATTTGGTCCATCACTTGCATCATCCATTAGAGAGTCAACCGGTTCTTACTCAATGGCTCTAGTCATTTCAGCTGGAATGGCTGTAATTGGTGCTACTATGATTCTTTGGTATATGAAACGTTTAGAAAAGAATTACGAGT
- a CDS encoding carbohydrate ABC transporter permease, whose product METKLKKRSNIIWFIVLFFLALLFLAPIFLIAINSFKGKLYISEDLFSLPNAQTFVGFENYIRGIETVDFWQAFAYSIFITVFSVGTIVLLTSMTAWFIVRVKNKFTTSLYYLFVFSMIVPFQMVMFTLTWFSNQLHLDNPLGIIFVYLGFGSGLSVFVFTGFIKSVPKEIEEAAIIDGCGPIRTFFLVVLPILKPTVITVAILNAMWIWNDYLLPYLLLGTEYKTIPVAIQYLQGSYGNTDYGALMALLVLAIIPVVIFYLSSQKHIIKSISSGAVKG is encoded by the coding sequence ATGGAAACAAAACTAAAAAAACGTAGTAATATTATCTGGTTTATCGTCTTATTCTTTTTGGCACTCTTGTTTTTAGCACCGATATTTTTGATTGCTATAAACTCTTTTAAAGGAAAACTATATATTAGTGAAGACCTTTTCTCATTGCCAAACGCCCAAACCTTTGTAGGGTTTGAAAACTATATCAGAGGAATTGAAACCGTTGATTTCTGGCAAGCATTTGCTTACTCCATTTTTATAACTGTTTTTTCCGTTGGAACCATCGTCTTATTAACATCTATGACTGCTTGGTTTATCGTCCGGGTCAAAAATAAATTTACAACATCGCTTTACTATTTGTTTGTTTTCTCGATGATTGTTCCTTTCCAAATGGTTATGTTCACTTTAACTTGGTTCTCAAATCAGTTACACCTTGATAATCCGCTTGGAATCATTTTTGTATATCTAGGCTTTGGTTCTGGTTTATCGGTTTTTGTCTTTACAGGGTTTATCAAATCTGTGCCGAAAGAAATCGAAGAAGCAGCGATTATCGATGGTTGTGGACCGATTCGTACTTTCTTCTTAGTCGTCTTACCAATTTTAAAACCAACCGTTATTACCGTTGCGATTTTAAATGCGATGTGGATTTGGAATGACTATTTGCTTCCTTATCTCTTGCTGGGTACAGAGTATAAGACAATTCCAGTAGCAATCCAATACCTACAAGGATCATACGGAAATACTGACTATGGTGCTTTGATGGCCTTACTCGTACTCGCAATCATTCCGGTAGTCATTTTCTACTTGTCCAGTCAAAAACACATCATTAAGAGTATCAGTTCTGGTGCTGTGAAAGGGTGA
- a CDS encoding bifunctional metallophosphatase/5'-nucleotidase, with translation MAKKITIVQVNDTHSYLETHNEFFYTDRGITIEKAGGYAKIQTLLKEFRNEGPVVALDNGDTIHGTYEAVTTKGWNMIPILNDMSFSAMTFHWDTAYGPENLKAINQALNYPVLAGNVYDEETNKLVFDPYRIIEVDGITIGIIGIACNIVDKTMPAHFSKGIYFTLGNQELPTYVDELRRKGVDTIILLSHLGFPQDVKLISEVEGIDICLSGHTHNRIAKKVQIGQTTIIQSGAQGSFIGKLTLSYEDSTIKKVDHQLIPITEAILDDSFMKEKIEEAVSPFRQKLAVKVGETKTILHRGFNLETPMDNFLLEAMLHHTKTDVAFSNGWRYGAPIVEGDITLRELYQIIPMNPPISRVELTGAEIWEMLEENLENTYANDPYSQMGGYVKRALGLHCYFKVENPKGLRIQNLFIGHHEINLQKTYTASYVTNQGVPKKYGKNHRDLDIKAVQAMQDYLLDSGVYNQSLNGTFRLV, from the coding sequence ATGGCTAAAAAAATTACGATTGTTCAAGTGAATGATACCCATAGTTATTTAGAAACGCACAATGAATTTTTTTATACAGATAGGGGCATCACGATTGAAAAAGCTGGTGGCTATGCGAAAATCCAAACCTTATTAAAAGAATTTCGAAATGAAGGACCAGTCGTTGCCCTCGATAACGGAGATACGATTCATGGGACTTACGAAGCTGTTACAACAAAAGGTTGGAATATGATTCCTATTTTAAATGATATGAGTTTTTCTGCGATGACTTTTCATTGGGACACTGCCTATGGTCCGGAAAATTTAAAAGCAATCAACCAAGCATTGAACTATCCGGTTCTAGCAGGCAATGTTTATGATGAAGAGACAAACAAACTCGTTTTTGACCCTTACCGAATTATTGAGGTGGATGGAATTACAATCGGAATTATTGGGATTGCGTGTAACATTGTGGATAAAACAATGCCCGCTCATTTTAGTAAAGGTATTTATTTTACTTTGGGTAACCAAGAATTACCTACTTACGTGGATGAACTCCGTAGGAAGGGTGTAGATACGATTATTCTTTTATCTCATTTAGGTTTTCCTCAAGACGTTAAGCTTATTTCTGAAGTAGAAGGAATTGATATTTGTTTAAGTGGCCATACTCATAATCGCATTGCTAAAAAAGTTCAGATCGGTCAAACGACAATTATTCAATCGGGTGCACAAGGATCCTTTATTGGAAAACTGACTTTATCCTATGAAGACTCCACTATAAAAAAAGTCGATCACCAGTTAATTCCTATAACGGAAGCCATTTTAGATGATTCTTTTATGAAAGAAAAAATTGAAGAAGCCGTCAGTCCTTTTCGCCAAAAATTAGCGGTCAAGGTAGGAGAAACGAAAACAATTTTGCACCGTGGATTTAATTTAGAAACCCCTATGGATAATTTTTTATTAGAAGCCATGCTTCATCATACAAAAACAGATGTAGCCTTTTCGAATGGTTGGCGGTATGGCGCTCCTATTGTAGAAGGGGATATTACCTTAAGAGAACTCTACCAAATTATTCCCATGAATCCACCCATATCAAGAGTAGAATTAACAGGTGCTGAAATATGGGAAATGTTGGAAGAAAACTTAGAAAATACGTATGCCAATGACCCTTACAGTCAGATGGGTGGGTATGTAAAGCGAGCATTGGGTTTACACTGTTACTTTAAAGTAGAAAATCCTAAAGGTTTACGAATACAAAATTTATTTATCGGTCACCATGAAATAAATCTTCAAAAAACCTATACAGCTAGCTATGTTACCAATCAAGGTGTTCCCAAAAAGTACGGCAAAAATCATCGAGACTTAGATATTAAAGCTGTACAGGCTATGCAAGACTATTTGTTAGATAGTGGGGTTTATAACCAATCACTCAATGGAACATTTCGTTTAGTTTAA
- a CDS encoding ribose-phosphate diphosphokinase, translating into MLENKSNSKLKVFALNSNLPLAEKIAKYLEIDLGDVEVSKFKDGETCINIGDSVRGAHVYIVQSTSAPVDNHLMELLIMIDALKRASAQTINVVLPYYGYARQDRKARPREPITAKLVANLLERAGTTRLVVLDLHADQVQGFFDIPMDHLLGGSLLADYFIERGIVGDSVVVVAPNHSGVSRARRIAKYLSAPIAIVDKRKSMRDGSKIVNIIGDVDDKICILVDDIVDSGETLAAAAEALIDNQAKEVYAAATHAVLSGNAVKIIEDSAIKKLVVTDSIYQPEEKQIDKIDQVTVSELFADAISRVYHNKSVSPLFEKKYEGRWK; encoded by the coding sequence ATATTGGAAAATAAATCAAATTCAAAACTTAAAGTGTTTGCACTTAATTCTAACCTTCCTTTAGCGGAAAAAATAGCGAAATATTTAGAAATAGATTTGGGAGACGTAGAAGTATCGAAGTTTAAGGATGGAGAGACATGCATTAATATTGGAGATAGTGTCCGGGGTGCACATGTTTATATTGTCCAATCAACGTCTGCTCCAGTCGATAACCATTTGATGGAACTATTAATCATGATTGACGCTTTAAAACGTGCCAGTGCACAGACCATTAACGTCGTGCTACCCTATTATGGCTATGCGCGTCAAGACCGTAAAGCACGTCCACGTGAACCTATTACAGCTAAGTTAGTTGCGAATTTACTTGAACGAGCAGGTACCACGCGTTTGGTAGTACTAGACTTGCATGCTGATCAAGTTCAAGGATTCTTTGATATTCCTATGGACCATTTATTAGGTGGCTCCTTGCTAGCAGATTATTTTATTGAACGCGGTATTGTTGGAGATAGTGTCGTTGTCGTCGCACCAAACCATAGCGGTGTTTCACGTGCCCGCAGAATCGCTAAATATCTGTCAGCACCCATCGCGATTGTCGACAAACGGAAATCCATGCGCGATGGCTCTAAAATTGTTAATATCATTGGTGATGTAGACGATAAGATTTGTATTTTAGTTGATGACATTGTTGACAGTGGCGAAACCTTAGCGGCTGCTGCTGAAGCGTTAATTGATAACCAAGCAAAGGAAGTTTATGCTGCTGCGACACATGCTGTTTTATCAGGAAATGCCGTGAAAATAATTGAGGACTCTGCTATAAAAAAATTGGTTGTTACGGACTCTATTTACCAACCAGAAGAAAAACAAATTGATAAAATAGATCAAGTTACTGTTTCAGAACTATTTGCAGATGCTATTAGCCGTGTTTACCATAATAAATCTGTGAGTCCTTTGTTTGAGAAGAAATATGAAGGACGTTGGAAATAG
- a CDS encoding LacI family DNA-binding transcriptional regulator, with amino-acid sequence MAVTIRDVADATNVSPSTVSRVISDNPRISQKTKEKVRLAMKELGYHPNFIARSLVNQSTSVIGVVFPSSGDTAFQNPFFTEVLRAISEGAHDEKFGIQLTTGKTEEEILNDVVQMVQGKRVDGLILLYSRQDDPIIDYLLEQNIPFVLVGQPTSKPDHITYVDNDNCLAAKEGTEGLIHLNHKKIAFIGGVNGLMVTNKRLAGYKQALKEANIPIQEDYIIFDDFLIEGGKHAVEKLLALKELPTAVLVTDDLMAMGVMQSLNEEGLRIPEDVAILSFNNTIFSVLSNPPLSSVDIHIFDLGLEAISQLVKRIKNPEEPVSHSIIPYEIVIRSSC; translated from the coding sequence ATGGCAGTTACTATTCGAGACGTAGCAGACGCTACCAATGTTTCTCCTTCAACTGTTTCACGCGTAATTTCGGATAACCCGAGAATTAGTCAAAAAACTAAAGAAAAAGTGCGGTTAGCTATGAAAGAACTGGGATACCATCCTAATTTTATTGCACGTAGTTTAGTGAATCAGAGCACCAGTGTTATTGGTGTAGTTTTTCCAAGTTCTGGGGATACTGCCTTTCAAAATCCATTCTTTACGGAAGTCCTACGTGCCATCAGTGAAGGCGCACATGACGAAAAATTCGGCATCCAATTAACGACTGGTAAAACAGAAGAAGAGATTTTGAACGATGTGGTTCAAATGGTTCAAGGGAAACGAGTGGATGGGCTTATTCTCTTGTACTCCAGACAGGACGATCCTATCATTGATTATCTACTAGAACAAAATATTCCTTTTGTTTTAGTAGGTCAACCTACTAGTAAACCGGATCATATTACCTATGTAGACAACGATAATTGTTTAGCGGCAAAAGAAGGAACAGAGGGTTTGATTCACCTGAACCATAAAAAAATTGCTTTTATTGGTGGTGTCAATGGCTTAATGGTAACCAATAAGCGTTTAGCCGGTTATAAACAAGCATTGAAAGAAGCCAATATCCCTATTCAAGAAGATTATATTATTTTTGATGATTTTCTAATCGAAGGAGGGAAACACGCGGTTGAAAAGCTACTAGCTTTAAAGGAACTACCAACAGCGGTTCTTGTAACAGATGATTTAATGGCAATGGGAGTGATGCAAAGTTTAAATGAAGAGGGTTTACGTATTCCTGAAGATGTTGCCATACTCAGCTTTAACAACACAATATTTTCGGTTTTATCAAACCCGCCTTTGTCATCGGTGGATATTCATATCTTTGATTTGGGCTTAGAAGCGATTAGTCAACTTGTTAAACGTATAAAAAACCCTGAAGAACCAGTCAGTCATAGTATTATCCCTTACGAGATTGTTATTCGTTCTTCTTGTTAG
- a CDS encoding tRNA dihydrouridine synthase, with product MKDNFWQELKRPFFILAPMEDVTDVVFRHVISKAARPDVFFTEFTNSESYCHPDGNESVRGRLTFTEDEQPIVAHIWGDKPEFFREMSIGMAEMGYRGIDINMGCPAPNVFKHGRGAGLIKRPDVAAELIQAAKAGGLPVSVKTRLGHADINEWRGWLTHLFKQDIANLSIHLRTKVEMSQGEAHWELIPEIKKLRDEIAPQTLLTINGDVLNHQMGMELVEKYGVDGVMIGRGVFHNPFAFEPEVREHSPQELIDLFRYHLDLFDEYSVIEPRVFKPLRRFFKIYLREFKGANALRIQLMETQTTDEVREILADFEKNHLQESALVGTENR from the coding sequence ATGAAAGATAATTTTTGGCAAGAATTAAAACGACCATTTTTTATATTGGCACCGATGGAGGATGTGACGGATGTTGTCTTTCGTCATGTGATTAGTAAAGCGGCACGTCCTGATGTTTTTTTCACAGAATTTACCAATAGTGAAAGCTATTGCCATCCTGATGGAAACGAGAGTGTACGTGGTCGCTTAACATTTACAGAAGATGAACAGCCTATTGTGGCTCACATTTGGGGAGATAAACCGGAATTTTTTAGAGAAATGAGTATTGGTATGGCTGAGATGGGCTACCGCGGGATTGATATCAACATGGGATGCCCGGCACCAAATGTTTTTAAACATGGAAGAGGTGCTGGCTTAATTAAACGCCCTGACGTCGCCGCAGAGTTAATTCAAGCAGCTAAAGCAGGCGGGCTGCCAGTCAGTGTTAAAACACGTTTAGGCCATGCGGACATTAACGAGTGGCGTGGTTGGTTAACCCATTTGTTCAAACAAGATATTGCGAACCTGTCGATTCATTTGCGTACCAAAGTAGAAATGAGCCAAGGGGAAGCGCATTGGGAATTAATTCCTGAAATCAAAAAATTGCGAGATGAGATCGCGCCACAAACTTTACTGACCATAAATGGGGATGTTTTAAATCACCAAATGGGAATGGAATTGGTAGAAAAATATGGTGTAGACGGTGTTATGATTGGTCGTGGCGTCTTCCACAATCCGTTTGCATTTGAACCGGAAGTAAGGGAACACAGTCCACAAGAATTAATCGACTTATTCAGATATCATCTTGATTTATTCGATGAGTACTCAGTGATAGAACCGCGCGTATTCAAACCTTTACGTCGCTTTTTCAAAATCTATTTACGTGAATTTAAAGGAGCAAATGCACTTCGCATACAATTAATGGAGACACAAACAACCGACGAAGTACGTGAAATTCTAGCTGATTTTGAGAAAAATCATTTACAAGAAAGCGCCCTCGTGGGTACAGAAAATAGATGA